The following is a genomic window from Longimicrobium sp..
ACGCGGTCGACCTCAACCAGATGGCCTTCCGGCAGGAGGGGCTGGAGCAGCTGGCCGCGGCCGAGAAGAAGGTCACCCAGGCGGAGCGCGAGATCCCCGAGGGGGGGCCGCGGGGCGTCCCGGCGGCCTCCGGCGCCCCCGCGCTCCCCTCCGGCGGCGGCGGGGAGACCCCGCGTGGCGGGTCCGAGGCCGGCGGCGCCGACCGCTGGCGCTCCCGGCTGCGCCGCCCGCAGTCCTGACGGCCGTGTCCGCGGACTGAAGCAACCTAAACTCCACACCCGACCCATGAAACTGACGTCAACGGGGCAGAAGACCGTACGCGTGCTGGGCGGCCTGGTCCTCATCCTGGCCATCGGCCTGGGGCTGCGCTGGGCGGCCCAGAACGGCTACGGGCGCCGCCTGCTGCGCACCGTGGTTCCCGAGAAGGTCCAGGGCCTGGACCCGGCCAAGGACGCCACCAGCGCCTACACCGACGTGGGCTTCGCGGGGCTGCCCAGCGACGAGCCCGCCGCGCTCCCCGGCGCGCCCGAGGTGCGCATCAACTTCTGGGCGTGGAACTCCCAGATGGGGTGCCTCTACGCCAACGGCGGCCCGGTGACCACCCGCGGAAGCCTGATGGAGAAGCAGGGGATCAAGGTCTTCATCTCGCGCCAGGACGACAACTCGCAGCTGATGGCGCAGCTCACCGCGCTGGCCGCCGCCATGCACGGCGGCAACCGGCAGCCGAGGGAGGGGATCCACTTCATCGGCATCATGGGCGACGGCGCGGGCGCCTTCCTGGCCGCGCTCAACAAGCAGCTCACCGAGAGCTTCGGCGAGGAGTACCGCGCCGAGATCGTGGGCAGCTGCGGCTACTCGCGCGGCGAGGACAAGCTGATGGGGCCGCAGAAGTGGCGCGACAACCCGCAGAGCATGCGCGGGGCCCTGATCGCCGGCGTGCTGCGCGACGGCGACTGGAACATCGCCCAGCGCTTCATGGGCGACAACAACATCCCCAACAACCCCGACGAGCGCACCTACGACCCCCAGGCGGTCAACTGGGTGAACGCCGGCACCTACGTGGACGCCGCCGAGAAGTACGTGGCCGGCTACTGCGAGGACCGCGAGGTGGTCGAGAACGGCCGCAAGACGGGCCAGAGCCGCCGCGTGTGCGTGGACGGCGTGGTCACCTGGACCCCGGCCGACGTGACCATCGCGCGCGAGAAGGGCGGACTGGTCTCGGTGGTCTCCACCAGGGAGTACAGCTCGCAGATGCCGCACGTGCTGATCGGCATCCGCAAGTGGAACCAGGAGAACCGCGCCACGGTCGAGAAGCTGCTCACCGCCTTCACCCAGGGCGGCGACCAGGTGCTGGCGCACCCGCAGGCGCTCCGGCGCGCGGCCGAGATCAGCCAGGAGATCTACCAGGAGAGCGGCGCCGACGCCGCCTACTGGGAGAAGTACTACAAGGGTGTCACCGAGCCCGACAAGACCGGGGTGCCGGTGGAGCTGGGCGGCTCCAAGGCCAACAACCTGGCCGACAACCTCCTCCTCTTCGGCCTGGCCGAGGGGAGCTCGCCCGAGACCAGCCGCTTCCGGGCCACCTACACCGTGTTCGGGAAGATCGTCACCCAGCAGTATCCCGACCTGGTTCCCGAGGTGCCGCCGTACGACGAGGTGGTGGACGTCTCGTACCTGAGGGCCGTCGCCCAGCGCGCGCCGGCGGCCACCGCCGGCCGGGCCGAGACGCAGACCTTCTCCGACAGCAGCGCCCCGGTGCGGCGCGTGGTGGGCCGGCGCGACTACAAGATCACCTTCGCCACCGGCGCGGCCACCTTCACGCCCGAGTCCGAGGCCGAGCTGCAGCAGCTCTTCGACGAGCTGTCGATCAACTCGCTGGCGGTGGAGCTGCACGGCCACACCGACAACGTGGGAGACCCCGCGGCCAACCAGCAGCTCTCGGAAGACCGGGCGCTGGCGGTGAAGCAGTGGCTGGAGCGGCGCTCGGCGTCCACCTTCCCGCCGGGGCGCATCCGCATCTTCGCGCACGGCGCCACCCAGCCGGTGGAGAGCAACCGCACCGCCGAGGGCCGCGCGGCCAACCGGCGCGTGGAAGTGGTGATCGGGAGTTGATCTCCTTCCTGGCGTAGCTCGAGCCGGCGGGCGCGGGGGCATCCGTCCCGCGCCCGCCGGCCTCGTATTCCTATCTTCCAGACGACGACGATGCCATCTCTCGGTCCGGCGCTCAGGCCGAACCAGTGGGTCCCCACCCGCACCTACACCATGCTGGCGCTGCTCTGGGCGGTGCTGGTGCTCCTGCTCTGGATCGTGGGCCCGGCGTGGGTTCCCGGCCCGGGGCGGGTGTTCGACGCGCTCGGCGAGCTCGCCTCGCGCCAGGGGCTCCTGGGCGAGCTGGGCACCAGCATGGCGCTCTTCGCCCAGTCGCTGGCGATCGCGGCGGTGCTCTCGATGGGGCTGGCCTACCTGACGGTGGTGCCGGCGCTCCGGCCGGTGATCAACGCGCTCACCAAGGCGCGCTTCCTCTCCATGGTGGGGCTCACCTTCGTCTTCACGCTGATGGTGGGCGGCGGGCACCCGCTCAAGGTGTCGCTCCTGGTGTTCGGCATCTCCGCCTTCCTGCTCACCTCCATGGTCGACGTGGTGGCCAGCGTCCCCAACGAGAAGCTCGACCACGCGCGGACGCTGCGCATGGGCGAGTGGCGGGTGGTGTGGGAGGTGATCATCCTGGGGCAGCTGGGCCCCGCGTTCGACGCGCTGCGCCAGAACGCGGCGATCGGGTGGATGATGCTCACCATGGTGGAGGGGATCTCGCGCAGCGGGGGCGGGATCGGGGCCATGCTGATGGACCAGAACAAGCACTTCAACCTGGCGGCCATCTTCGCCGTGCAGGGGGTGTTCCTGCTGGCGGGCTTCTTCGTGGACTGGTTCCTGGGCTTCATGAAGGCCACGCTGGTGCCGCACGCCGCCCTGGCCGTGGCGCGGAGGTAGGCCATGGGAACCCAGCACGCGTACGAGCGCAAGGAAGTCCTCCTCGACGTCCGGGGCGTCACCTTCGGCTGGCCCGGCGCCCCGATCCTGCGCGACGTGAACGCGCAGGTCCGCGACGTGGTGCGCCCCGGGATGCAGCAGGGGCAGATCGTGGGGCTCCTGGGCCCCTCGGGGGTGGGGAAGACCACGCTCTTCAAGATCCTGGCGGGGCTGCTCAAGCCGCAGCAGGGCGAGGTGAAGATCGGCGCCGACGGCCGTCCCGCCGCTCCCGGGCTGGTGGGGGTGGTGGCGCAGAACTACATCCTCTTCGACCACCGCACGGTGATCGGCAACCTGGTGATCGCCGGCAGGCAGGGCGGCCTCCCGGCCGACGAGGCGCGCAAGCGGGCGATGGAGTACCTGGAGCACTTCGGGCTGGCGCAGCACGCCGAGAAGTTCCCGATCCAGCTCTCGGGCGGCCAGCGGCAGCGGGTCGCCATCGCCCAGCAGCTCCTCTGCTCCGAGCACTACCTGGTGATGGACGAGCCGTTCAGTGGTTTGGACGTGGTGGCGCAGCAGGCGGTGGAGGAGCTGCTGCTGCAGGTGAGCCGGCGCCACGAGCACACCACGCTCATCATCGTCACCCACGACGTGTCGGCGGCCGTGGCGGTGGCCGACACCATCTGGCTGATGGGGCGCGAGCGCGACCCGCAGGGCAGCGTGATCCCCGGGGCGCGCATCCTGGAGGAGATCGACCTGATCGAGCAGGACCTGGCGTGGCACCCCGACATCCGCAGGCGCCCCGGGTACGCCGATCTGGTCAACCGCATCAAGGACCGCTTCCCCACGCTGTGAGCCCGTCTTCCGGACACGAAAACGGCGCCGTCACGCGATTGTCGTGGCGGCGCCGTTTCGTCACGCGAGGCGCCGGGTGCGAGTGCCTGAAGACACCCGCTGGAACCACGGAAAGCCTCGCGAACCCCGCGAGGCTTCAACCGCGAGCCCCACTCGCTCCGCCCCCGATCTCGTCGCGCGCAGCGCCGAGGTGTTTCCCCTCTACCGCGCAGCGGGGGAGGGGAGCGCGCCCTCTGGCTGCGAGGAACGAGCAGCCGAGGGCCGCGCGGGGGAGGGGGCCTCCCCGGCGGCGCCAGCCGCCGACGGTTTTCAGCGCCCCTCCACCTCGAAGACGTAGACGCTGTTGTACGTGACCACGTGCAGGCGGCCGTCCTTCATCTCCAGGTAGCTCGCCGCGCTGTCCAGCCGCCGCCGCGCCAGCACGCGTCCCGTCTCGCGGTCGACCACGTGCAGGAAGTCGGGCTCCGCGGTGAAGCCGTACCCGGCGATCACCCACGGCCCGTGCAGGATGAAGACGCCGTTCGAGGTGAGCGGCGGCGTGCGCCAGTCCACCAAGCGCGCGGCCGGGTCCACGCGCACCAGCGACGAGCAGCGCCCGAGCGCCTCGCGCGAGTAGCTCTGGCACGCCTCGTTGAAGTAGAGCCGCCCGCCGGAGTACCGCACGTCCTGGATCTCCAGCCGGTCGGGCCGCGAGAGGAAGTCGTTGAGCCTCAGCTTCCACCGCCGCTCGCCGGACGGGGAGAAGAGCGCCGCGGCGAACTCCGGGTTGGCGGCGCCCTCCCAGCGCTCCAGCGGCGTGCGGTAGAAGGCCAGCCACCCCTCCCCCGTGGCGTCGGCGACGAAGAGCTCCAGCCCGTCCTCCGCGCGCGGGACGAACTCCGGCGTCTTGTCCGGCACGCTCTGCCGCAGCCGGTACTCGACCCCGTTCGGCTTGTTGGCGCCCGTGAGCCCCAGCGCCGCGTAGCCGTCCGACCGCTTCGGCCGCTGGGAGACCAGCCGCAGCGTCACCTGCTGTCCGTCCCCCGCCGCCTCGACTCCCGGTGCGGTGGAGGCGGCGGGGACGCGATCGACGGGGAGGCTCGCCGCGCCGCCGATCACGAGCGCGGCGGCCAGCCACGAAGCGAACACTTGCGCGGAGCTGGCCGGCAGCATCCCTTCTCCTTTCGTCCGGTTCACGATCCCGAAGACGCAAGCTGTTTCCCCGCATCCGTTTCCGCCAGGGGAACGGAGTGCGTGGTACCCTGCGCGGGCGGACGGTTCCGCTGACCGCATCTCCGCATACAACCATCCGTAGCGCTGCCGGCACTCAGCCTTCGCCATGAGGACCGAAACCGCCCCCGCCACCGACCAGGCCCTCGCCGAAGCGCTGCTCATGAGCGGCGACGAGAAGGCGTTCCGCGAGCTGTACCGGCGCCACACGCCGCGGCTGTACCAGCTGGTGCTGCGCGTGGTGGGCGGCAGCGAGCACGACGCCGAGGACGTGGTGCAGGACGCCTGGATCCGGGCCACCGAGAAGCTGGGCGACTTCCGCTGGGAGGCCGCCTTCTCCACCTGGCTCACGGGGATCGGGCTGAACGTCGCGCGGGGGCTGCTGCGCCGGAAGGGACGCTGGACGGACCTGGAGGGCGTCCCCGAGCCGTGGCGGCCGG
Proteins encoded in this region:
- a CDS encoding OmpA family protein produces the protein MKLTSTGQKTVRVLGGLVLILAIGLGLRWAAQNGYGRRLLRTVVPEKVQGLDPAKDATSAYTDVGFAGLPSDEPAALPGAPEVRINFWAWNSQMGCLYANGGPVTTRGSLMEKQGIKVFISRQDDNSQLMAQLTALAAAMHGGNRQPREGIHFIGIMGDGAGAFLAALNKQLTESFGEEYRAEIVGSCGYSRGEDKLMGPQKWRDNPQSMRGALIAGVLRDGDWNIAQRFMGDNNIPNNPDERTYDPQAVNWVNAGTYVDAAEKYVAGYCEDREVVENGRKTGQSRRVCVDGVVTWTPADVTIAREKGGLVSVVSTREYSSQMPHVLIGIRKWNQENRATVEKLLTAFTQGGDQVLAHPQALRRAAEISQEIYQESGADAAYWEKYYKGVTEPDKTGVPVELGGSKANNLADNLLLFGLAEGSSPETSRFRATYTVFGKIVTQQYPDLVPEVPPYDEVVDVSYLRAVAQRAPAATAGRAETQTFSDSSAPVRRVVGRRDYKITFATGAATFTPESEAELQQLFDELSINSLAVELHGHTDNVGDPAANQQLSEDRALAVKQWLERRSASTFPPGRIRIFAHGATQPVESNRTAEGRAANRRVEVVIGS
- a CDS encoding ABC transporter ATP-binding protein; this encodes MGTQHAYERKEVLLDVRGVTFGWPGAPILRDVNAQVRDVVRPGMQQGQIVGLLGPSGVGKTTLFKILAGLLKPQQGEVKIGADGRPAAPGLVGVVAQNYILFDHRTVIGNLVIAGRQGGLPADEARKRAMEYLEHFGLAQHAEKFPIQLSGGQRQRVAIAQQLLCSEHYLVMDEPFSGLDVVAQQAVEELLLQVSRRHEHTTLIIVTHDVSAAVAVADTIWLMGRERDPQGSVIPGARILEEIDLIEQDLAWHPDIRRRPGYADLVNRIKDRFPTL
- a CDS encoding sigma-70 family RNA polymerase sigma factor gives rise to the protein MRTETAPATDQALAEALLMSGDEKAFRELYRRHTPRLYQLVLRVVGGSEHDAEDVVQDAWIRATEKLGDFRWEAAFSTWLTGIGLNVARGLLRRKGRWTDLEGVPEPWRPAERHGERIDLERAIGLLPAGYRTVLVLHDVEGYKHEEIGEMLGISPGTSKSQLFHARKSLRQVLEPTTGRTHETA